Proteins from a genomic interval of Sander vitreus isolate 19-12246 chromosome 6, sanVit1, whole genome shotgun sequence:
- the LOC144519111 gene encoding uncharacterized protein LOC144519111 yields the protein MVSFKMILSVGALALLAFYVQSSMDGGLYITLMILFALAVALYLQAVRVESPVEEEETRLYDAPVFKAEKMKRPLESTSFEIGPISHSGVRVTLANGSQWLVHKQKNCFKSNDVVASTRDMSSNGKGLVIKGNKCINNYVNKYGNSSDTVVISAQHMGSNWTVVETKDFQGTKTVGDFVQDGGSEYDLIFDNCHLASRRMMR from the exons ATGGTTTCCTTCAAGATGATCCTCTCTGTTGGGGCTCTGGCTCTGCTGGCCTTTTATGTGCAGTCATCAATGGATGGAG GTCTGTATATCACCTTG ATGATCCTCTTTGCTCTGGCTGTGGCTCTGTATCTGCAGGCCGTTCGTGTGGAGTCACCAGTCGAGGAAG AAGAAACCAGATTATACGACGCTCCAGTTTTCAAGGCTGAGAAGATGAAGAGGCCGCTGGAAAGTACTTCCTTTGAGATAGGACCAATCAGCCACTCTGGAGTCAG aGTGACGCTTGCCAATGGATCTCAGTGGCTCGtccataaacaaaaaaactgtttcaaATCCAAtgacgtggtggccagcactcGAGACATGAGCTCAAACGGGAAG GGGCTCGTCATTAAAGGAAACAAATGTATCAACAACTATGTCAACAAATATGGCAACTCCTCTGACACGGTGGTGATCAGCGCTCAACACATGGGCTCAAACTGGACG GTTGTTGAAACAAAGGATTTCCAGGGGACAAAGACAGTGGGGGACTTTGTGCAGGACGGCGGCTCCGAATACGATCTCATCTTTGATAACTGTCACCTGGCCTCTCGCCGAATGAtgagatga